One Bacteroidota bacterium genomic window carries:
- a CDS encoding Na+/H+ antiporter subunit C: MVLFLAIITGVLTAVGIYMILRRSMVKMIIGLAFLGHAANLLIFTIGRITVGKAAFVPEGLDSPFEPFADPLPQALILTAIVIGFGVQAFLIVLFKQNYKSLQSDDLDDMNTTDRLG; encoded by the coding sequence ATGGTGCTTTTCCTTGCGATAATCACAGGAGTTCTTACTGCTGTCGGGATATACATGATTCTCAGAAGAAGCATGGTGAAAATGATCATCGGTCTTGCTTTTCTGGGGCATGCAGCCAATCTCCTTATCTTTACCATCGGCAGAATAACAGTCGGGAAGGCAGCTTTTGTACCTGAAGGGCTCGATTCTCCTTTTGAACCTTTTGCCGATCCCCTTCCACAGGCATTGATCCTTACTGCCATTGTAATCGGTTTTGGTGTTCAGGCGTTTCTTATTGTACTTTTCAAGCAAAACTACAAGAGCCTGCAGTCTGACGATCTTGATGACATGAACACAACAGACAGGCTGGGGTGA
- a CDS encoding Na+/H+ antiporter subunit B encodes MPSLILRTALKYLMPGLFLFSLFLLFRGHNEPGGGFVGGLVASAAIVLYTLSSGVKEAGEMLRVPPVTLIATGLFVAFLAGFPGLIAGGEFMQGVWLDMKIPVIGKFGTPVLFDMGVYLLVTGMVVKVIFTLAEKEEEG; translated from the coding sequence ATGCCCAGTTTAATTCTTAGAACTGCATTAAAATATCTGATGCCGGGGTTGTTCCTCTTTTCCCTCTTCCTTCTCTTCAGAGGACACAACGAACCCGGAGGCGGATTTGTCGGCGGGCTTGTGGCATCGGCTGCAATAGTCCTCTATACCCTTTCTTCAGGAGTAAAGGAAGCGGGTGAAATGCTTCGTGTCCCTCCCGTCACTCTGATTGCAACAGGTTTGTTCGTCGCATTTCTTGCGGGTTTTCCCGGCTTGATTGCGGGTGGTGAATTCATGCAGGGAGTATGGCTCGACATGAAAATACCCGTAATCGGAAAGTTTGGCACTCCGGTCCTCTTCGATATGGGGGTCTATCTCCTTGTAACCGGTATGGTAGTGAAAGTGATATTTACGCTCGCAGAGAAAGAGGAGGAGGGCTGA
- a CDS encoding DUF4040 domain-containing protein, giving the protein MLILQVLLPFIFAPFVPVISKNISGRVTGILFSLLPLGLFLLFLFDFFSLPVSGFPPVVYDWIPSMGVDLAMRADGLSLLFGLIITGIGAAVFLFAGSYLGTGKDTVKFYIYIMIFMGAMLGVVFSDNLLLLFIFWELTSLSSFLLIGFKHKYLESRYAALQALLVTGIGGLSLLASVILIYLSAGTFSISELIKNPALITGSNNLTAIILLMLGGAFTKSAQFPFHFWLPNAMEAPTPVSAYLHSATMVKAGVFLVARMNPVFAGIGLWGDLLLWFGGYTMILGAFLALKQTDLKRILAYTTLSVLGTLMMLIGYGTELALKTMIIYLVAHALYKGTLFLTAGAIDHSTGTRDVRILGGLAKKMPVTAFAGIAAALSMSGVIPFVGFIGKEYLYENALKGEPFLVFAVFFSGVVMVFSAIQAGFHPWFGQGSETPKEPHEGDFTLTLGIGVTATLGLVLGLFSSSLLSGIATMAVSPVLGREIVVKAGLWHGFNFIFILSLATIAAGYGFYRVREKFYLLPQVYGPLEYLMPSKLYDKALKFLVLTSKKQTAFFQNGYLRYYIITIFATAVLLAGGYFVLHFDVDTISIDSRIEVYELLVGFVMILGALVAALANSRLYAVTGLGITGFGMAMIFILYGAPDLALTQFSIETLSVILFVLALYKLPRFLKISNKSVKIRDIVIASAVGIFITFVILAVYSVEHSTELKQFFAEKSLTEGKGRNIVNVILVDFRSIDTMGEITVLGIAAIGIYGLVKLIRRDG; this is encoded by the coding sequence ATGCTCATACTGCAAGTGCTGCTTCCCTTCATTTTTGCACCGTTCGTTCCTGTTATTTCAAAAAATATCAGCGGACGGGTCACGGGTATTCTTTTTTCTCTTCTGCCGCTCGGCTTGTTCCTCCTTTTCCTTTTCGATTTCTTCTCGTTGCCTGTCTCAGGATTCCCTCCTGTTGTATATGACTGGATACCTTCGATGGGGGTGGATCTGGCGATGAGGGCTGATGGATTAAGTCTTCTTTTTGGATTGATTATTACGGGAATTGGTGCTGCTGTCTTCCTTTTTGCGGGGAGTTACCTTGGAACCGGAAAAGACACGGTAAAATTCTACATCTATATAATGATCTTCATGGGAGCGATGCTCGGAGTGGTTTTCTCCGATAATCTCCTCCTTCTCTTCATATTCTGGGAGCTTACATCCCTTTCATCATTTCTGCTGATCGGTTTCAAACACAAATACCTCGAATCGAGATATGCAGCGCTTCAGGCATTGCTTGTAACGGGAATTGGTGGTTTGTCACTCCTTGCGTCTGTTATTCTGATTTATCTTTCTGCGGGTACATTTTCGATCTCTGAACTGATAAAAAATCCCGCTTTGATAACGGGAAGCAACAATCTGACTGCCATAATTCTGCTTATGCTCGGCGGGGCATTCACCAAATCCGCACAGTTCCCCTTCCATTTCTGGCTTCCCAACGCAATGGAGGCTCCCACACCTGTAAGTGCTTACCTCCATTCTGCCACGATGGTAAAAGCCGGAGTATTTCTTGTTGCCCGTATGAATCCTGTTTTTGCGGGGATTGGCTTATGGGGAGATCTTCTCCTCTGGTTTGGCGGATATACAATGATTCTGGGTGCATTCCTTGCCCTTAAGCAGACTGACCTTAAACGAATCCTTGCCTACACCACCCTCAGTGTGCTTGGTACACTGATGATGCTAATAGGGTACGGTACGGAACTTGCGCTTAAAACGATGATAATCTATCTCGTGGCACATGCACTCTACAAGGGAACACTTTTCCTGACTGCCGGAGCGATTGATCACTCGACGGGAACGAGGGATGTCCGGATACTGGGAGGACTGGCAAAGAAAATGCCTGTTACCGCCTTTGCCGGAATTGCGGCTGCACTTTCCATGTCGGGTGTAATACCTTTCGTAGGATTTATCGGTAAGGAATATCTCTATGAAAATGCGCTAAAAGGGGAACCCTTTCTCGTTTTTGCTGTTTTCTTCTCGGGTGTTGTGATGGTATTTTCCGCGATTCAGGCGGGTTTTCATCCATGGTTCGGACAGGGAAGTGAAACCCCAAAAGAACCGCATGAAGGTGATTTTACTCTTACTCTTGGCATTGGCGTAACCGCTACACTTGGACTTGTTCTCGGACTTTTTTCCTCATCTCTCCTTTCAGGTATCGCGACAATGGCGGTTTCACCCGTTCTGGGAAGGGAGATCGTGGTAAAGGCGGGGCTTTGGCACGGTTTCAATTTCATTTTCATTCTGAGTCTCGCCACAATTGCTGCAGGTTATGGATTCTACAGGGTGAGGGAAAAGTTTTACCTTCTGCCGCAGGTTTACGGTCCACTTGAGTACCTTATGCCGTCAAAACTTTACGATAAAGCCCTTAAATTTCTGGTACTTACCTCAAAAAAGCAGACCGCATTCTTTCAGAACGGATATTTGCGTTATTATATAATCACAATATTTGCTACAGCAGTACTTCTTGCCGGAGGTTATTTTGTCCTCCACTTCGATGTCGATACAATTTCCATCGATTCCAGGATTGAAGTTTATGAGCTCCTCGTCGGGTTTGTAATGATATTGGGGGCACTTGTGGCAGCACTCGCCAACAGCAGACTGTATGCCGTAACGGGACTGGGTATTACGGGGTTCGGAATGGCAATGATTTTCATTTTGTACGGTGCACCCGACCTCGCTTTGACACAGTTTTCCATCGAGACCCTCTCGGTAATACTTTTTGTGCTTGCACTTTACAAATTGCCCCGGTTCCTTAAAATATCAAATAAAAGCGTCAAGATCAGGGATATTGTCATTGCCTCTGCGGTTGGGATATTCATCACATTTGTTATTCTTGCGGTATATTCCGTTGAACACAGTACAGAACTCAAACAGTTTTTTGCTGAGAAAAGCCTTACTGAAGGGAAGGGGAGAAACATCGTCAATGTGATTCTTGTCGACTTCCGTTCAATTGATACTATGGGTGAGATAACCGTTCTCGGAATTGCTGCAATTGGTATCTACGGACTTGTGAAACTGATCAGGAGGGACGGATAA
- a CDS encoding TlpA family protein disulfide reductase, protein MKIKFALAALLVVSLLTFTSCSKKTETKPVDNKKTEQPEAKSPGTGTDKAPDFTLKNAGGGMDVKLSDYKGKVVILDFWATWCPPCRKGIPDLIELQKKYGDKVVVIGVSVDDQNTIGEVPGFIKSMNINYPVAYANSEIAAAYGGIEAIPTSFIIDQDGNIVEKHVGLVDISVYENAINQLK, encoded by the coding sequence ATGAAAATCAAATTTGCACTGGCAGCCCTGCTCGTGGTATCGCTCTTGACTTTTACCTCATGCAGTAAAAAAACTGAAACGAAACCGGTAGATAACAAAAAAACGGAACAACCTGAGGCTAAATCACCCGGAACCGGCACAGACAAAGCCCCCGATTTCACACTTAAAAATGCGGGTGGGGGAATGGATGTAAAACTTTCCGACTATAAAGGGAAAGTCGTCATTCTGGATTTTTGGGCTACATGGTGCCCGCCCTGTAGAAAAGGAATCCCTGATCTGATCGAATTACAGAAAAAATATGGCGACAAGGTTGTAGTAATAGGTGTTTCGGTGGATGATCAAAATACGATTGGTGAGGTTCCCGGTTTTATTAAGTCAATGAACATCAATTATCCTGTTGCATATGCAAACAGTGAAATTGCTGCCGCTTACGGTGGAATTGAAGCGATTCCCACTTCCTTTATTATCGATCAGGATGGAAACATCGTTGAAAAACATGTGGGTTTGGTGGATATCAGCGTTTATGAAAATGCCATCAACCAATTAAAATAG
- a CDS encoding cyclomaltodextrinase N-terminal domain-containing protein encodes MLRLTVIFFTLSFFVCAQSLKINKVEPPNWWAGMTKNKIQLMVYGEGLSGATAASKSGIKILGTNSFNDGYLFIDIEIPSDTKPGNYEIEVTSKGKTTKLNFPVQKRTGKKPAGFSSDDIIYLVMPDRFVNGDTKNDAVKGLSESVDRGFYDGRHGGDLQGIINKLDYLKELGFTALWLTPVVENNTFRSYHGYSATDFYSVDARLGDNALYKKMVEEAQKRGIKVILDHVANHFSKDHQWAKLLPHPGWVNGSFASPPPPVHHKQVFPDINSDSSTIKKVVEGWFTDYMPDFNQTNSFVANYITQNTIWWVEFAGLDGIREDTYPYNHEGYMAEWAKTIMEEYPTMNIVAEVWTGEPSFLSYYQSGSRTRKNFDNYIKSLTDFGLRDVIYQWLEGRGNMYNVYSALAMDFLYGDPNGLVTFVDNHDINRGMFGANGNSAKFKTAFTLLLTTRGIPQIFYGTEIGIKGTDHHGYLRADFPGGWKEDQRDAFTKEGRTSVENDLYNHLKKLIEIRRSNKAFTHGKLTHFPPLQDVYVYFRELNGERFMVAINGSDKEKTVGFDNFGERLNGIFSGKDLLTDEEMKIAPDRKLVLGAYQSVVLKLR; translated from the coding sequence ATGTTGAGACTGACTGTTATATTTTTTACACTTTCCTTTTTTGTTTGTGCACAATCTCTGAAGATAAACAAGGTGGAACCACCAAACTGGTGGGCAGGGATGACAAAAAATAAAATCCAGTTGATGGTTTACGGAGAGGGGCTGTCGGGTGCAACGGCAGCATCAAAATCGGGAATAAAGATACTTGGGACTAACAGTTTCAACGATGGCTATTTGTTCATCGATATTGAAATACCTTCAGATACAAAACCGGGTAATTATGAGATCGAAGTAACCTCAAAAGGTAAAACCACAAAACTGAATTTCCCCGTCCAAAAAAGAACAGGGAAGAAACCCGCAGGATTCTCTTCAGATGATATTATTTATCTTGTAATGCCCGACAGATTTGTGAATGGCGATACAAAAAATGATGCCGTTAAAGGGCTTTCAGAATCGGTAGACAGAGGATTTTACGACGGCAGACACGGTGGCGACCTGCAAGGTATAATTAACAAACTCGACTATCTGAAAGAACTTGGTTTTACAGCATTGTGGCTGACACCTGTGGTGGAAAACAACACATTCAGAAGCTATCATGGCTACTCTGCTACGGATTTCTACAGTGTGGATGCACGGCTTGGTGATAATGCCCTCTACAAAAAAATGGTTGAAGAGGCGCAAAAAAGGGGAATCAAGGTAATCCTCGATCATGTGGCGAATCATTTCAGCAAAGATCATCAGTGGGCAAAACTGCTTCCTCACCCGGGCTGGGTAAACGGTTCGTTTGCTTCACCCCCGCCCCCTGTTCACCATAAACAGGTGTTCCCCGACATTAACAGCGACAGTTCAACCATAAAAAAAGTGGTCGAAGGATGGTTCACTGACTACATGCCCGATTTCAATCAAACCAACAGTTTTGTTGCAAATTACATTACGCAGAACACCATCTGGTGGGTCGAATTCGCAGGTCTCGATGGCATTCGTGAGGATACATATCCCTATAATCATGAAGGATACATGGCGGAGTGGGCTAAAACGATTATGGAAGAGTATCCCACCATGAATATTGTTGCAGAGGTGTGGACAGGTGAACCGTCATTTCTCTCATATTATCAAAGCGGAAGCAGAACCCGCAAAAATTTTGATAACTATATTAAATCTCTTACAGATTTTGGTCTGAGGGATGTTATCTACCAGTGGCTCGAGGGGAGAGGCAACATGTATAATGTTTACAGTGCCCTCGCAATGGATTTTCTCTACGGCGACCCGAACGGGCTCGTCACCTTTGTCGATAATCACGATATCAACCGTGGAATGTTTGGAGCAAACGGAAATAGTGCCAAGTTCAAAACTGCTTTCACATTGCTCCTGACAACGAGGGGGATCCCGCAGATTTTTTACGGTACTGAAATCGGCATAAAGGGTACCGATCATCACGGCTATTTGAGGGCAGACTTCCCCGGTGGCTGGAAAGAGGATCAGAGAGATGCCTTCACTAAAGAAGGACGGACTTCGGTTGAAAACGACCTTTATAATCATCTGAAAAAACTGATTGAGATAAGAAGAAGCAATAAAGCTTTCACTCATGGAAAACTTACACATTTCCCCCCTTTGCAGGATGTGTATGTCTATTTCAGAGAGTTGAACGGCGAAAGATTTATGGTTGCAATAAATGGAAGTGACAAGGAAAAAACTGTCGGCTTCGATAATTTTGGTGAAAGACTCAATGGAATATTCTCGGGTAAAGACCTGTTAACTGACGAAGAGATGAAAATAGCTCCCGACAGGAAACTTGTTTTAGGTGCGTATCAGTCAGTAGTGTTGAAGTTGAGGTAG
- a CDS encoding PEGA domain-containing protein, producing MTRKLLFTIFTLSTILFLTGCDNKDNPLNPDTGKVFITSTPTSADIYVNGSSSGKKTGDTLSLNAGTYSITLKKTLYKDTTFSVTVLANQTVSKSVALTEASFQVSSTPAGAKIYLNGVNTGSVTPAGIRLALGTNTITLSLAGYSDTTFTVPADSATKSVSITLKALNFVEFTSVKIYESFSTASVPSGLILSVGRASTIGSGVSKDSVDIYYRTAGYIISSAKDFGLPRETFFKLGTGTNLADGEDSPVKDNTWTLSVGDRENNYFFMYTADQNYSKMKITGFGGGTSVSDPAYVELRWYYNRTKNDTRF from the coding sequence ATGACAAGGAAACTCCTTTTCACCATCTTTACTCTCTCAACCATTCTGTTTCTTACAGGGTGCGATAACAAAGATAACCCGCTTAACCCTGATACAGGGAAAGTATTTATCACTTCAACCCCGACTTCAGCCGACATCTATGTTAATGGCTCAAGTTCAGGCAAGAAAACTGGAGACACTCTTTCACTTAATGCAGGAACCTACAGTATAACATTGAAGAAAACTCTTTACAAGGACACTACCTTCAGTGTAACTGTGCTTGCGAACCAGACAGTTTCAAAGAGTGTGGCCCTGACAGAAGCTTCATTCCAGGTAAGTTCAACACCTGCAGGTGCAAAAATTTATCTTAACGGTGTAAACACAGGAAGTGTAACTCCGGCAGGCATCCGTCTCGCACTCGGTACAAACACCATCACGCTTTCACTTGCCGGTTACAGTGACACTACCTTTACTGTACCTGCTGATTCAGCTACAAAGAGCGTCTCGATTACTCTCAAAGCACTCAATTTTGTCGAGTTTACCTCGGTTAAAATTTACGAATCATTTTCGACAGCCAGCGTTCCAAGCGGTCTCATCCTTTCAGTGGGCAGAGCATCAACCATCGGATCCGGCGTAAGCAAAGATTCAGTTGATATCTACTACAGAACAGCCGGTTACATCATTTCATCTGCAAAAGATTTCGGTCTTCCAAGAGAGACTTTCTTCAAACTTGGAACAGGTACAAACCTCGCTGACGGCGAAGATTCACCTGTAAAAGACAATACCTGGACACTCAGCGTCGGCGACAGAGAAAACAACTACTTCTTCATGTACACTGCTGACCAGAATTATTCCAAGATGAAAATCACAGGCTTCGGCGGTGGAACTAGTGTCTCCGACCCTGCTTATGTTGAACTTCGCTGGTATTACAACAGAACAAAGAACGACACAAGATTCTAA
- a CDS encoding response regulator has protein sequence MSLILAVDDHEQNIKYLETILKREKHDFIFAYDGETGMKMAFEYLPDLILLDIMLPGMNGLEVCQNLSSDEKTADIPIILVTARVTAEDTSIGLQAGAHDYVKKPFDRVEILARIHSALKFREIRKQMIESEILNMFAATVVTANHKIKQPLTVIKLAVSALKREISKPELSKEAITKRIDYIETAVNDVAYILDQLKEIQEPKMSDYVKDVKMVDIESSTKLSDPEL, from the coding sequence ATGAGTCTAATTTTAGCGGTCGATGACCACGAACAGAATATCAAGTATCTTGAAACGATACTAAAGCGGGAGAAACACGACTTCATATTTGCATATGACGGTGAAACAGGGATGAAAATGGCTTTTGAATACCTCCCCGACCTGATTCTGCTGGATATCATGCTTCCCGGAATGAACGGACTTGAGGTATGCCAAAATCTCAGTTCCGATGAAAAAACAGCCGACATTCCGATTATCCTCGTTACTGCAAGAGTTACTGCCGAAGACACCTCTATCGGTTTACAGGCAGGTGCCCATGACTATGTAAAAAAACCGTTCGACAGAGTGGAGATTCTCGCAAGGATCCATTCAGCCTTAAAATTCAGAGAGATCAGAAAACAGATGATCGAGTCGGAAATACTGAATATGTTCGCTGCGACGGTTGTTACTGCCAATCACAAAATAAAGCAACCCCTTACCGTAATTAAACTGGCCGTTTCTGCACTGAAAAGAGAAATCAGTAAACCGGAACTTTCGAAAGAAGCCATCACTAAAAGAATTGACTATATCGAAACAGCGGTGAATGATGTTGCATATATTCTCGATCAGCTAAAGGAAATACAGGAGCCGAAGATGTCGGACTATGTAAAAGATGTGAAAATGGTCGATATCGAGAGTTCAACAAAGCTATCTGATCCGGAGCTGTAG
- a CDS encoding acyl-CoA thioesterase, with translation MFSKFRSEIKVRPDDVDVNNHVHFTKYLDYVLAARYDQMENNYKFPMDDFLKRKLTWVVSKTTIEYKRSLMMGDTALVETGMESFGGANCTVDFTIFNKKTMKIVATGKFFYTLVSSETGRPVRLPDDVISYYSI, from the coding sequence TTGTTTTCAAAATTCAGAAGTGAAATTAAAGTCCGCCCCGATGATGTGGATGTGAATAATCATGTCCATTTCACAAAATATCTCGATTATGTGCTTGCCGCAAGATATGACCAAATGGAGAACAACTATAAATTCCCGATGGATGATTTTCTGAAAAGAAAACTTACATGGGTTGTATCAAAAACCACCATTGAATATAAAAGATCGCTCATGATGGGTGATACTGCGCTGGTTGAGACCGGAATGGAATCTTTCGGGGGAGCCAACTGTACGGTCGATTTTACCATATTTAATAAAAAAACCATGAAGATCGTCGCAACCGGGAAGTTCTTCTACACTCTGGTCTCTTCTGAAACTGGTCGCCCGGTTCGCCTCCCTGATGATGTAATCTCCTACTACTCTATTTAA
- a CDS encoding PAS domain S-box protein, with protein sequence MPKKKTDNSGNSFLPVDSLPIGIVLFDNDLVTTSINSALFRMGVLNQSISEDNQSVNLLETPLFDYVDLADDLLKVKDGFAFEKEIRRISSGKRNISLICKCVPLYAENDFSGGLIIVEDLRIIPELVMSTNLHYEKTGDILSSLYDLVFITKEDGKILYYGGRKVFKYLNESSPVLKESVFSLLKLNPSSMKVTEVQSSSLIELKKDRESYFLNLKSIPFFDSDEKPRILFTLDDVSIQEMNMKSLERQIGELSTYAVLAEKGGLAIFSVNKKKDIVSWSKEAENFFGYKKLEVFNKNVSLIINHFPPSIKGGVFRSLYNSSKHTGLGEFRLIENIDSQGGATVICRDIFEEEKEKRALHLTNRQLRTFLNSSEDLICEFDNEGRIIKANERFYSILSYDSQKSDLSLNDLFTDENIVIDQVRTSGIQKRNLKAKTSTGRVFPAEVTFVYFEEDETFSSFACLIRDISSREKTTQDILLMQSIFEASNDGIAVEEADSLIFVNNSFVRIFGYDSELEIIGKSFNSFIHPVDDPLNSTEGKEFNGVKKDGNAFIAEVSRASFEFNNKTFNVLIVRDITQMRLARKLIEESEAKYRSIAENIDDFLWVSEIVENRLSPVFVTSSFVAMTGFKVSEFVGNNHFWFRIIHPEDLDGYFLDLKNLLRNKYKNGGALECRIIAKNGASIWVKNKISFVREGDKIVKMFGLVSDITKQKQAEDEINQSTENLKKLNEAKDRFISIISHDMRTPFSSILGFTDFLLSEEMSPEEMKKYITYIQDSTKIMLGLVNSLLDWTRLQTGKMKFEPVKQNLHLIVSKSFSAVSGTALQKNITLQNNIPEEVVVFVDQNLVLQVFNNLFSNAIKFTPKGGLITAGITGKLEGRFLEVFVKDTGVGIKKGDLDKVFKVDTKFTTVGTAGEKGTGLGLSLVKEIVEKHGGSIDLTSKEGEGTTFNLSLPIASSRIALVETSATDQVLYAKIISNLLPGYEVDQFKDIDSASRSIINSVPALVISGHSFDERTGLDLIKSINSSLDRARIPVIILGNGLGKSENIAYAEAGAEAIFNKPVNLQKFKEAILNAVKTIFTLKPLNK encoded by the coding sequence ATGCCAAAGAAAAAAACAGACAATTCCGGTAATTCTTTCCTGCCCGTGGATTCACTTCCGATTGGGATCGTGCTCTTCGACAACGACCTCGTGACCACCTCCATCAACTCCGCCCTCTTCAGGATGGGAGTGCTTAATCAGTCAATTTCGGAAGATAATCAATCTGTCAATCTCCTTGAAACCCCGCTTTTCGATTATGTCGATCTTGCTGATGACCTTTTGAAAGTGAAAGACGGGTTTGCTTTCGAAAAAGAGATAAGGAGAATAAGCTCGGGGAAAAGAAACATAAGCCTGATTTGCAAGTGTGTCCCCCTTTACGCAGAAAATGACTTTTCCGGCGGTCTGATAATTGTGGAGGATCTCAGAATAATCCCCGAACTCGTCATGAGTACGAATCTCCACTACGAGAAGACCGGCGACATCCTTTCTTCATTATATGATCTCGTCTTTATCACTAAGGAAGATGGTAAAATTCTGTATTACGGAGGGCGAAAGGTCTTCAAGTATCTAAACGAGAGCTCACCTGTCCTGAAAGAGTCTGTTTTTTCACTCCTGAAGCTGAATCCGTCGTCCATGAAAGTGACAGAAGTGCAATCATCCTCTCTGATCGAACTTAAAAAGGACCGGGAATCATACTTTCTGAATCTTAAGTCAATTCCTTTCTTCGATTCTGACGAAAAACCAAGGATATTGTTCACCCTTGATGATGTGTCGATTCAGGAGATGAATATGAAATCTCTCGAAAGGCAGATAGGAGAACTCTCGACTTATGCAGTTCTCGCTGAAAAGGGAGGGCTCGCAATTTTCTCTGTTAACAAAAAAAAGGATATTGTATCGTGGAGCAAGGAAGCCGAAAACTTTTTTGGCTATAAAAAACTTGAAGTCTTCAATAAGAATGTCTCCCTGATTATCAATCACTTCCCGCCGTCAATCAAGGGAGGAGTTTTCAGGTCTCTCTACAACTCTTCAAAACACACCGGACTTGGTGAGTTCAGACTGATCGAAAACATCGATTCCCAGGGTGGTGCCACTGTCATCTGCCGGGATATTTTCGAAGAGGAAAAAGAGAAACGGGCACTCCACCTTACAAACAGGCAGTTAAGAACATTCTTAAATTCATCCGAAGACCTCATTTGCGAATTCGACAATGAAGGAAGAATTATAAAAGCAAATGAAAGATTTTACTCGATTCTCTCCTACGATTCTCAAAAAAGCGACCTGAGTCTAAACGACCTTTTTACAGATGAGAACATCGTAATTGACCAGGTGCGCACTTCCGGCATTCAAAAAAGAAATTTAAAGGCAAAAACGAGCACCGGCAGGGTATTTCCTGCTGAAGTAACCTTTGTCTATTTTGAGGAAGATGAGACTTTCTCGAGTTTTGCCTGCCTGATAAGAGATATTTCCTCAAGGGAGAAGACTACTCAGGACATCCTTCTGATGCAGTCAATCTTCGAGGCATCCAACGATGGAATTGCCGTTGAAGAAGCGGATTCTCTCATCTTTGTGAACAACAGCTTTGTGAGAATATTCGGTTATGATTCGGAGCTCGAAATAATCGGGAAAAGCTTCAATTCCTTCATACATCCTGTAGATGACCCGTTGAACTCAACAGAGGGAAAGGAATTTAACGGTGTAAAAAAAGACGGGAATGCTTTCATCGCAGAGGTGTCGAGAGCTTCATTCGAATTTAACAACAAAACCTTTAATGTCCTAATCGTCAGGGACATCACTCAGATGAGGCTCGCCAGGAAACTGATCGAGGAGTCCGAAGCAAAATACAGAAGCATAGCCGAGAATATTGATGACTTTTTGTGGGTCTCCGAAATAGTCGAAAACCGGCTCTCTCCTGTTTTTGTCACATCCTCTTTTGTCGCCATGACCGGTTTTAAAGTATCAGAATTTGTCGGAAACAATCATTTCTGGTTCAGGATAATCCACCCTGAAGACCTCGATGGCTATTTCCTCGACCTCAAAAACCTGCTCAGGAACAAATACAAAAACGGCGGTGCTCTTGAATGCAGAATAATCGCAAAAAACGGCGCCTCAATCTGGGTAAAAAATAAAATTTCTTTCGTGAGGGAGGGCGACAAGATTGTAAAAATGTTCGGGCTTGTTTCTGATATCACAAAACAAAAGCAGGCTGAAGACGAAATTAACCAGTCCACCGAAAACCTGAAAAAGCTGAACGAAGCCAAAGACAGATTTATTTCCATTATCTCTCACGACATGAGAACCCCGTTCAGTTCCATCTTGGGATTTACCGATTTCCTTCTCTCCGAGGAAATGTCGCCCGAAGAGATGAAGAAGTATATCACATATATTCAGGATTCGACAAAAATCATGCTCGGACTGGTAAACTCCCTTCTCGACTGGACACGGCTCCAGACAGGAAAAATGAAGTTCGAACCCGTCAAACAAAATTTGCATCTAATCGTCAGCAAATCTTTTTCTGCAGTATCCGGGACAGCCCTGCAAAAGAACATTACCCTTCAAAATAATATTCCTGAGGAAGTGGTTGTTTTTGTCGATCAAAATCTTGTGCTTCAGGTTTTCAACAACCTCTTCTCGAATGCGATTAAATTCACTCCAAAAGGAGGTTTAATTACTGCCGGAATCACGGGGAAACTGGAAGGCAGGTTCCTTGAAGTATTTGTGAAGGATACAGGCGTGGGCATCAAAAAGGGGGATCTGGACAAGGTTTTCAAGGTCGATACGAAGTTCACAACGGTTGGTACTGCCGGTGAAAAGGGAACAGGTCTCGGATTAAGTCTTGTAAAGGAAATTGTTGAAAAACATGGAGGGAGTATTGATCTGACAAGCAAGGAGGGAGAAGGGACGACCTTTAATCTCTCGCTGCCAATCGCTTCATCCCGTATTGCACTCGTGGAAACCAGTGCCACCGACCAGGTACTGTACGCAAAGATCATCTCCAATCTCCTGCCGGGTTACGAGGTAGATCAATTTAAGGATATCGACAGTGCTTCGCGGAGTATCATCAATTCTGTACCCGCTTTGGTAATTTCGGGACATTCCTTTGATGAGAGGACTGGACTTGATCTGATCAAAAGTATCAACTCATCCCTCGACAGGGCAAGGATACCTGTGATAATTCTCGGCAACGGGCTCGGTAAAAGCGAAAACATTGCCTATGCAGAAGCAGGTGCAGAAGCAATATTTAATAAGCCCGTGAATCTTCAGAAATTTAAGGAAGCCATTTTGAACGCTGTCAAAACAATTTTTACCCTGAAACCACTCAATAAATAG